The following proteins are encoded in a genomic region of Candidatus Omnitrophota bacterium:
- a CDS encoding LysR family transcriptional regulator: MIHSFQILCDLIETQSFTETAEKNFLTQSAISHHLKSLETKLGVQLVERGYRKLRLTDYGKLVYGKARNIVDEFEELQTLLKQPQDEIRGTLRLGSIYTAGLHLLLPYTAEFAKKYPQTTLRLKYLLSPEIYEGVLQNRLDLGVVDFPRQHAGIQIVPFHSEPLVMITPPNHPWAKLKQISLRKLGNEPFIAASEELPIRQVFDKIFSDAGVRVHIAYTFNNVEVVKKAVATGLGVSIVPKTAVQGEIRSGELSSVKFMETFLEWPLALIHRKHTRQKSAVRKFIELMTC; the protein is encoded by the coding sequence ATGATCCATTCGTTTCAGATTCTCTGTGACCTGATTGAGACTCAGAGCTTCACGGAAACCGCGGAAAAGAACTTTCTGACCCAATCGGCGATCAGCCACCACCTTAAGTCGCTGGAGACAAAGCTCGGGGTGCAGCTCGTTGAAAGGGGATACCGCAAGCTCCGGTTGACCGACTACGGCAAGCTCGTATATGGAAAGGCTCGCAATATCGTTGACGAGTTTGAGGAATTACAGACCCTCCTCAAACAGCCGCAGGACGAGATCCGGGGAACGCTGCGTTTAGGCTCCATCTACACAGCAGGCTTACACCTTCTCTTGCCGTATACAGCAGAATTTGCGAAAAAATACCCGCAGACAACGCTGCGGCTGAAGTACCTGCTTTCTCCGGAAATCTATGAGGGAGTGCTGCAAAACCGTTTGGACTTGGGTGTGGTGGACTTCCCCAGGCAACACGCCGGGATTCAGATTGTGCCCTTTCATTCCGAACCCCTGGTCATGATCACCCCTCCGAATCATCCATGGGCCAAGCTCAAGCAAATCAGCCTTCGCAAATTGGGAAATGAGCCCTTTATTGCCGCATCGGAGGAACTCCCCATCCGTCAGGTATTTGACAAAATATTCTCCGATGCTGGGGTTCGAGTCCACATCGCGTATACCTTCAACAATGTCGAGGTTGTGAAAAAGGCTGTTGCCACCGGCCTGGGAGTCTCGATCGTCCCCAAGACTGCAGTCCAGGGCGAGATCCGCTCAGGCGAGCTGAGCAGCGTCAAGTTTATGGAAACCTTTCTCGAATGGCCGCTCGCTCTGATCCACCGCAAGCACACCCGTCAAAAGTCTGCAGTCCGCAAGTTCATCGAACTCATGACCTGCTGA
- a CDS encoding tryptophan-rich sensory protein: MLPELSSSRKSAWVVLGWVGLCPAVGALSSRFEPGVWCETLVRPAFTPPDAVFPVGWSILYRMMGLAAALIWQQESSRMRTPGLRRIAECFLLLAQPLKSLVFRKHV; the protein is encoded by the coding sequence ATGCTTCCCGAATTAAGTAGCAGCCGTAAATCGGCATGGGTTGTGCTGGGCTGGGTCGGTTTGTGTCCGGCAGTCGGGGCTCTCAGCAGCCGCTTCGAGCCGGGTGTGTGGTGCGAGACATTGGTTCGCCCTGCGTTTACGCCTCCGGACGCAGTCTTTCCCGTTGGTTGGAGTATTCTCTACCGAATGATGGGATTGGCGGCTGCGTTGATTTGGCAGCAAGAGTCCAGCCGGATGAGAACACCGGGGCTTCGCCGCATTGCTGAATGCTTCCTTCTTTTGGCTCAACCGTTAAAGTCACTCGTATTCAGGAAACACGTGTAA
- a CDS encoding deoxyribodipyrimidine photo-lyase — MEKKAILWFRKDLRLRDNTALEEALARKRKIIPLFIWDPDSEGGWAPGAASRWWLHQSLSALAADLEKKGAPLVVRSGSTLEILKQVFQESSADLLVGHRRYEPAARKVEEDIQLSFRDSGVEVRLLSGSLLNEPDEFLNQAGKPYQVFTPFWKVLHALPWVFDSHGVPARIPVPQNYPAGESLSALDLLPLPDWTGGMKEAWQPGEKGAWQRLKKFLDEPALSYAGDRDRPDLEGTSALSAHLTWGEISPHRVRHELIRKSQGQTPKAQASLSAHLRQLGWREFAHHLLYHFPDTPSQPLKPEFRRFPWRKGAENLRAWQRGRTGYPIVDAGMRQLWESGWMHNRVRMVTASFLVKDLLLPWQEGARWFWDTLVDADLANNTLGWQWVAGCGADAAPYFRIFNPVIQGEKFDPYGNYVRRWIPELGEMPAKWLHRPWEAPADELSAARVDFGKNYPNPVIDHSQARDRALGALDKMKERVG, encoded by the coding sequence ATGGAAAAGAAAGCCATTCTGTGGTTCCGAAAAGACTTGAGGCTAAGGGACAACACAGCTCTCGAAGAGGCCTTAGCGAGAAAGAGAAAAATTATTCCGCTCTTTATCTGGGATCCGGACTCCGAAGGGGGATGGGCGCCCGGGGCCGCAAGCCGTTGGTGGCTTCATCAATCCTTGTCTGCATTGGCCGCTGATCTCGAAAAGAAGGGCGCGCCTCTCGTCGTGCGCTCGGGCAGCACCTTGGAGATATTGAAGCAAGTCTTTCAGGAAAGCTCAGCCGATCTATTGGTTGGGCACCGCCGTTACGAGCCGGCGGCCAGAAAAGTGGAGGAGGACATCCAACTCAGCTTCCGTGACTCCGGTGTGGAGGTCCGGCTCTTGAGCGGGAGCTTGCTCAATGAACCGGATGAGTTCCTCAACCAGGCGGGCAAGCCTTACCAGGTGTTCACGCCTTTCTGGAAAGTCCTCCACGCTCTGCCCTGGGTATTCGATTCGCATGGGGTGCCTGCGCGAATACCCGTACCGCAGAACTATCCGGCCGGAGAATCCTTATCTGCTTTGGATTTATTGCCGCTTCCGGATTGGACCGGCGGAATGAAAGAGGCTTGGCAGCCGGGTGAAAAGGGCGCCTGGCAAAGGCTGAAGAAGTTTCTCGACGAGCCGGCCTTAAGTTATGCCGGTGACCGGGACCGTCCTGACTTGGAAGGCACTTCTGCATTGTCTGCCCATTTGACTTGGGGAGAGATCAGCCCGCATCGAGTGCGGCACGAGCTGATTAGAAAATCCCAAGGCCAGACACCCAAGGCCCAAGCCAGTCTTTCGGCACATTTGCGGCAGTTGGGTTGGCGCGAATTTGCTCATCATCTCCTGTATCATTTTCCGGACACGCCCTCGCAGCCGTTAAAGCCGGAGTTCAGGCGTTTCCCTTGGCGGAAGGGCGCGGAGAATTTGCGGGCTTGGCAGCGGGGCCGAACGGGTTATCCGATTGTCGACGCTGGAATGCGGCAGCTTTGGGAAAGCGGATGGATGCATAACAGAGTGAGAATGGTGACGGCATCCTTCTTAGTAAAGGATCTTCTGCTTCCCTGGCAAGAGGGGGCGCGCTGGTTCTGGGACACCTTGGTCGATGCAGACCTTGCCAACAATACGTTGGGCTGGCAGTGGGTGGCTGGTTGCGGTGCGGACGCGGCTCCCTATTTCCGGATCTTCAACCCAGTCATTCAAGGGGAGAAATTCGACCCTTACGGGAATTATGTGCGCCGGTGGATTCCCGAGCTGGGTGAAATGCCGGCCAAGTGGCTTCACCGGCCATGGGAAGCGCCGGCCGATGAGCTCAGCGCTGCGCGAGTGGATTTTGGCAAAAACTACCCCAATCCGGTGATTGACCATTCCCAGGCTAGAGACCGGGCCCTGGGAGCTCTCGACAAGATGAAGGAGCGAGTAGGCTGA
- a CDS encoding helix-turn-helix transcriptional regulator: protein MKIVGIQMKRLRRERQITLRELAHKVGVSASFLSQVEQGKTSPSLVTLKKVADHLQTTVGNLVGEQHKVLDDPVVREADRDAIRDIGSDIKMFVLSNPGPTKQMQPLLFELEREASSGTDVYTHYGQEFVLVLKGSLELNLEDKTYQLKKGDSIYFNSHTPHSFRNIHQGKTEALWVVTPPTF from the coding sequence ATGAAGATAGTCGGCATACAGATGAAGAGGCTGCGGCGGGAAAGACAAATTACCTTACGTGAACTGGCGCATAAGGTTGGGGTTAGTGCCAGCTTTTTGTCCCAGGTCGAGCAAGGCAAGACCTCCCCCTCTTTGGTCACGCTCAAGAAGGTGGCGGATCATCTTCAAACCACAGTGGGGAATCTGGTGGGCGAGCAGCATAAGGTCCTGGATGATCCTGTGGTAAGGGAAGCGGATCGGGATGCGATCAGGGATATCGGGAGTGACATCAAGATGTTTGTGCTCTCGAACCCGGGGCCAACAAAGCAAATGCAACCGCTCTTGTTTGAACTGGAGCGGGAAGCAAGCTCCGGTACGGATGTGTACACCCATTACGGGCAGGAGTTTGTACTGGTCTTGAAGGGGAGTCTGGAACTCAATCTGGAGGATAAGACCTATCAGTTGAAGAAGGGGGACAGCATCTATTTCAATTCGCACACGCCTCATTCTTTTAGAAATATCCACCAGGGGAAGACCGAGGCGCTGTGGGTGGTAACACCTCCGACCTTTTAG